Proteins encoded in a region of the Solanum dulcamara chromosome 9, daSolDulc1.2, whole genome shotgun sequence genome:
- the LOC129903027 gene encoding peroxidase 12-like, translated as MLDGSAGGPSEKTAIPNQTLRKESFKIIEDLRERVHKECGRIVSCSDIAALAARDAVVLTGGPNYVVPLGRRDGLNFATETATINNLVAPTANTTTLLTRLATKGFDATDVVALSGAHTIGISHCDSFTERLYPNQDSTMDQTFANNLKRSCPKVDSNNTVNMDIRSPNIFDNKYYVDLMNRQGLFTSDQDLYTDQRTRGIVTNFGTDQKVFFDKFVIAMIKMGQLNVSTGGQGEIRAKCSVRNKDKLLVDVFEGLEKTLAAAF; from the exons ATGCTAGATGGATCAGCAGGGGGTCCAAGTGAGAAAACTGCAATACCAAATCAGACACTAAGAAAAGAGTCATTTAAGATCATTGAAGATCTTAGAGAAAGAGTTCACAAGGAATGTGGAAGAATTGTTTCTTGCTCTGATATTGCTGCCCTTGCTGCTAGGGATGCTGTTGTCTTg ACTGGTGGACCCAACTATGTTGTACCTTTGGGAAGAAGAGATGGACTTAACTTTGCTACGGAAACCGCAACCATAAACAACCTCGTTGCACCAACTGCCAACACTACAACCCTCCTCACTCGCCTGGCTACTAAAGGCTTCGACGCCACGGACGTCGTCGCCTTGTCTGGGGCCCACACTATCGGTATCAGCCACTGCGATTCCTTCACGGAACGTCTCTACCCGAACCAAGACTCCACCATGGACCAAACATTCGCTAACAACCTCAAACGAAGTTGCCCTAAAGTTGACTCAAACAACACGGTCAACATGGACATTCGTAGCCCTAATATTTTTGACAATAAGTACTATGTTGATCTCATGAATAGGCAAGGGCTTTTTACGTCCGATCAAGATTTGTACACGGATCAAAGGACTCGAGGGATCGTTACGAATTTTGGTACGGACCAAAAGGTTTTTTTTGACAAGTTTGTAATAGCCATGATTAAAATGGGACAATTGAACGTGTCGACTGGCGGACAAGGTGAAATTAGGGCTAAGTGCTCAGTGAGGAATAAGGATAAGTTGTTGGTTGATGTTTTTGAAGGATTGGAGAAAACCTTGGCTGCTGCATTTTAA